Proteins from a single region of Sphingomonas morindae:
- a CDS encoding undecaprenyl-diphosphate phosphatase, with amino-acid sequence MMILQPILLGIVEGVTEFLPVSSTGHLILAGALLGYDDSRWATFDIVIQLGAILAIVVLYWRTFWAVLMGLAKRSPGAWRFVRNILLAFLPAAVIGLALHKKIEALLTKPILVCWALILGGIAILLIERLVKPGRMHGVADVPAGTTLGIGFIQCLAMIPGVSRSGATILGALSLGVERRTAAEFSFFLAIPTMLGATVLELAKGGVSVGGEGGVGWPEIAIGFFVSFIVALVVVRAFVGFVSRHGFAPFAWYRIIAGAAALAWLMR; translated from the coding sequence ATGATGATCCTTCAACCCATCCTGCTCGGCATCGTCGAGGGGGTGACCGAATTCCTTCCTGTTTCGTCCACCGGCCATCTCATCCTGGCGGGGGCGCTGCTCGGCTATGACGACAGCCGCTGGGCCACGTTCGACATCGTGATCCAGCTGGGCGCGATCCTGGCGATCGTGGTGCTCTACTGGCGCACCTTCTGGGCGGTGCTGATGGGGCTGGCCAAGCGCAGCCCCGGCGCCTGGCGCTTCGTGCGCAACATCCTCCTCGCCTTCCTGCCGGCGGCGGTGATCGGGCTCGCGCTGCACAAGAAGATCGAGGCGCTGCTGACCAAGCCGATCCTCGTCTGCTGGGCGCTGATCCTGGGCGGCATCGCGATCCTGCTGATCGAGCGGCTGGTCAAGCCCGGGCGGATGCATGGCGTGGCGGACGTGCCCGCGGGCACCACGCTCGGCATCGGCTTTATCCAATGCCTCGCGATGATCCCGGGCGTGAGCCGCTCGGGCGCCACCATCCTCGGCGCGCTCTCGCTGGGCGTGGAGCGACGCACGGCGGCGGAGTTCAGCTTCTTCCTCGCCATCCCCACCATGCTCGGCGCGACCGTGCTCGAACTGGCCAAGGGCGGCGTGTCGGTGGGCGGCGAGGGCGGCGTCGGCTGGCCCGAGATCGCGATCGGCTTCTTCGTCTCCTTCATCGTGGCGCTGGTCGTGGTGCGCGCCTTTGTCGGCTTTGTCTCGCGGCACGGCTTCGCGCCTTTTGCCTGGTACCGGATCATCGCCGGCGCCGCCGCTTTGGCCTGGCTGATGCGATAG
- a CDS encoding NAD(P)-dependent oxidoreductase: protein MADSPMLKFVNTGQAYPEKRAAPARIEDFAEIARGFAAAKAEEQAGRCSQCGVPYCATHCPLHNHIPDWLRLTAEGRLREAYELSTATSTMPEICGRICPQDRLCEGNCVIEFSGHGAVTIGSIEKFITDTAWEQGWVEPVRPVRDRSGQSVGIIGAGPAGLTAAEYLRGHGYDVHVYDRHDRAGGLLVYGIPGFKLEKEIVTRRYQRLADSGIHFHLGADIGGALPFETLRARHDALLVATGVYKARAIRAPGVGQPGIVKALDYLIASNRKGLGDAVPAWDDGTLNAAGKKVVVIGGGDTAMDCVRTAVRQGATSVQCLYRRDRANMPGSQREVANAEEEGVEFVWLSAPDAFDGEAGVRAVRASRMRLGAADASGRRAPEIDPGSDFRLDADLVIQALGFDPEDLPQLFATPELSVTRWGTLRVDHRTMQTSLPGVFAAGDIVRGASLVVWAVRDGRDVAERMHTWLKDKAKAKAAPAAAVAA, encoded by the coding sequence ATGGCCGACAGCCCCATGCTCAAATTCGTGAATACCGGTCAGGCCTATCCCGAGAAGCGGGCGGCACCGGCGCGGATCGAGGATTTCGCGGAGATCGCGCGTGGCTTCGCCGCCGCCAAGGCGGAGGAGCAGGCGGGCCGATGCTCGCAATGCGGCGTGCCCTATTGCGCCACCCATTGCCCGCTGCACAACCATATCCCCGATTGGCTGCGCCTCACCGCCGAGGGGCGGCTGCGCGAAGCCTATGAGCTGTCGACCGCCACCTCGACCATGCCCGAGATTTGCGGCCGCATCTGCCCGCAGGACCGGCTGTGCGAGGGCAATTGCGTCATCGAGTTTTCTGGCCATGGCGCGGTCACCATCGGCTCGATCGAGAAGTTCATCACCGATACCGCCTGGGAACAGGGCTGGGTGGAGCCGGTGCGGCCGGTGCGGGATCGCTCGGGCCAGTCGGTCGGCATCATCGGCGCAGGCCCCGCCGGCCTCACCGCCGCCGAATATCTGCGCGGCCATGGCTATGACGTGCACGTCTATGACCGGCACGATCGCGCCGGCGGCCTGCTCGTCTATGGCATTCCCGGCTTCAAGCTGGAGAAGGAGATCGTCACGCGGCGCTACCAGCGCCTGGCGGACAGCGGCATCCACTTCCATCTCGGCGCCGATATCGGCGGCGCCCTGCCGTTCGAGACGCTGCGTGCGCGCCACGATGCGCTGCTCGTCGCCACCGGCGTCTATAAGGCCCGCGCCATCCGCGCCCCGGGCGTGGGCCAGCCGGGCATCGTCAAGGCGCTGGACTATCTGATCGCCTCCAACCGCAAGGGGCTGGGCGACGCGGTGCCGGCATGGGACGATGGCACGCTCAACGCGGCGGGCAAGAAGGTGGTGGTGATCGGCGGCGGCGATACCGCGATGGATTGCGTGCGCACCGCCGTCCGCCAGGGCGCCACCTCGGTCCAGTGCCTCTACCGCCGCGATCGCGCCAACATGCCCGGGTCGCAGCGCGAGGTGGCCAATGCCGAGGAAGAAGGCGTGGAGTTCGTCTGGCTGTCCGCGCCCGACGCCTTTGATGGCGAGGCGGGCGTGCGCGCGGTCCGCGCGTCGCGCATGCGGCTCGGCGCCGCCGATGCCTCGGGCCGACGCGCGCCCGAGATCGATCCGGGCAGCGACTTCCGGCTCGACGCCGATCTGGTGATCCAGGCGCTGGGCTTCGATCCGGAGGATCTGCCCCAGCTGTTCGCCACGCCCGAGCTTTCGGTGACGCGCTGGGGAACGCTGCGCGTCGATCACCGCACCATGCAGACCTCGCTGCCGGGCGTCTTCGCCGCCGGCGAT